From the Streptomyces syringium genome, one window contains:
- a CDS encoding RNA polymerase sigma factor, translated as MQGDDAELTVAVRAAQDGDETAFRTVYRSVHPRLLGYVRSLVGDADAEDVASEAWLQIARDLARFSGDADRFRGWAARIARNRALDHIRMRGRRPAVGGDESELAARPADADTAGEALESLGTGRTLALIAQLPQDQAEAVVLRVVVGLDAKSAAGVLGKRPGAVRTAAHRGLRRLAELVTAGPGQQSADQIPGQRQSSPGANGSAGVTQLRPRTQKDM; from the coding sequence GTGCAGGGGGACGACGCTGAGCTGACCGTCGCGGTGCGTGCGGCGCAGGACGGGGACGAGACGGCATTCCGTACCGTCTACCGGTCCGTGCACCCGCGGCTGCTCGGATACGTGCGATCGCTCGTCGGTGACGCGGACGCCGAGGACGTGGCGTCCGAGGCGTGGTTGCAGATAGCCCGGGACCTCGCCCGGTTCTCCGGGGACGCCGACCGCTTCCGCGGCTGGGCGGCCAGGATCGCCCGCAACCGTGCCCTCGACCACATCCGGATGCGCGGCCGGCGCCCGGCCGTCGGCGGCGACGAGAGCGAGCTCGCGGCCCGTCCCGCCGACGCGGACACCGCGGGCGAGGCCCTGGAGTCCCTCGGCACCGGCCGCACCCTCGCGCTGATCGCCCAGCTCCCGCAGGACCAGGCCGAGGCCGTCGTGCTGCGCGTCGTCGTCGGACTCGACGCGAAGAGCGCGGCGGGCGTGCTCGGCAAGCGCCCCGGCGCGGTGCGCACCGCCGCGCACCGGGGCCTGCGACGGCTGGCCGAGCTGGTCACGGCCGGTCCCGGCCAGCAGTCGGCCGACCAGATCCCCGGACAGCGGCAGTCGTCCCCCGGAGCCAACGGTTCTGCGGGTGTGACGCAATTGCGGCCGCGGACGCAGAAGGACATGTGA
- a CDS encoding DUF4328 domain-containing protein — protein MGPDGRCAACGSFQQAQPMGMPAQPYPYAGALPVGGVDLRRGVRTALTVLLWVNVPMLMLVIGARGKHRAAMQDFLDSGLSMSAGRELDDAEAFAVGMDLLYLLVFAATAVLWVIWFRRARLNAEYFAPGTHRFSSGWAVGAWFTPVVNLWFPKQIANDIYRASSPAGPQNVRKGLLNSWWTLWIATMVISVMGSVTYSGAEAKIRARGYDASDVEGDVHTLMTGVSLHVLSRLLLLVATVLAVLLVRQLTKMQEQRALAGPQAGFPQPGYPQAGFAQPAFPQAGFPPAGPPAGAPQPGFPGYPPAQPGPQPGSPYGPGGPAQNPFGSGPAGY, from the coding sequence GTGGGTCCGGACGGCCGCTGCGCGGCGTGCGGCTCCTTCCAGCAGGCGCAGCCGATGGGCATGCCGGCCCAGCCGTACCCGTACGCCGGGGCGCTGCCCGTCGGCGGCGTGGACCTGCGCCGCGGGGTGCGTACCGCGCTGACCGTGCTGCTGTGGGTGAACGTGCCGATGCTGATGCTGGTCATCGGGGCGCGCGGCAAGCACCGGGCGGCGATGCAGGACTTCCTCGACTCGGGCCTGTCGATGTCGGCCGGGCGCGAGCTCGACGACGCGGAGGCCTTCGCCGTCGGCATGGACCTCCTGTACCTCCTGGTGTTCGCCGCCACGGCGGTGCTCTGGGTGATCTGGTTCCGGCGGGCGCGGCTGAACGCGGAGTACTTCGCACCGGGCACGCACCGGTTCTCCTCCGGCTGGGCGGTGGGTGCGTGGTTCACGCCGGTCGTCAATCTCTGGTTCCCCAAGCAGATCGCCAATGACATCTACCGGGCGAGCTCCCCGGCGGGCCCGCAGAACGTCCGCAAGGGGCTGCTCAACTCCTGGTGGACCCTGTGGATCGCGACCATGGTGATCAGCGTCATGGGGTCCGTCACCTACTCGGGCGCCGAGGCGAAGATCCGGGCCCGGGGCTACGACGCCTCCGATGTCGAGGGCGATGTCCACACCCTGATGACGGGCGTCTCCCTCCACGTCCTCTCCCGGCTGCTGCTCCTCGTCGCCACGGTGCTCGCGGTGCTGCTCGTGCGGCAGCTGACGAAGATGCAGGAGCAGCGCGCGCTGGCCGGGCCGCAGGCCGGGTTCCCCCAGCCCGGATACCCGCAGGCCGGTTTCGCGCAGCCCGCCTTCCCGCAGGCCGGTTTCCCGCCCGCGGGCCCGCCCGCCGGCGCCCCGCAGCCCGGATTCCCCGGTTACCCGCCCGCACAGCCCGGTCCGCAGCCTGGTTCCCCGTACGGCCCCGGCGGCCCTGCGCAGAATCCTTTCGGCAGCGGTCCGGCGGGCTACTGA
- a CDS encoding glycosyltransferase, which translates to MKIEFLLHNAYGIGGTIRSTVNLAAALADRHEVRIVSVNRPVDDPELAIDPRVRLTPLVDLREGTEGDEYAAPRNQLPSEIFRDERIDNGRMAATALTDERVAAHLAATDADVVIATRPKLIGYLAKYGSDRYLRLGQEHLTHEAHVPELHAVMDPAIAALDAFATVSEADAGHYRDALPGAHAKILSIPNAVPAPAAEPSTGDSNTIVSAGRLVGVKRYDRLIAAFAKIAAERPEWNLRIYGRGPAKAKLRKQIEELGLYERITLMGARSPIETEWSKGSVAAVASDAESFGMTIVEAMHAGLPVIATDCPYGPREILTDGTDGVLVPLDDADAVDAYAGALLKLTGDAGQRRRLGAAARETAHRYEPSRIAQRYEDLFEELRPGSTAEKKKGLLRGLFGGGRPKAAPAPAPQADIAHPVARCAVEADGTLTVRLRAEQLTAADTHVLLRHRGTKGKESVRAELSGRREPGGWAEARFACAPLAEGRWDSYVERPGDKSRRRLAAGLVEQKALLTLPLAATADGVAARVPYETSDGFLAVRTWLRPEHAEVTEVRVGEDGVTLTLAAHGTTFGEGAEIVARLRGGDGSVGDVRAPLTGGTGCLPYGPMETRRGAEQDLWDLWVRPAAGAALVRVGRIGGDFADRKGIDTFPAATRGAAGGVRLRPYFTVTNDLTITVKDVTDEAAE; encoded by the coding sequence ATGAAGATCGAATTCCTGCTTCACAACGCGTACGGGATCGGCGGCACGATCCGCTCGACCGTCAACCTCGCAGCCGCCCTCGCGGACCGGCACGAGGTGCGGATCGTCAGCGTCAACCGCCCCGTGGACGACCCAGAGCTGGCCATCGATCCACGGGTGCGTCTGACTCCCCTCGTGGATCTGCGCGAAGGCACCGAGGGCGACGAGTACGCGGCCCCGCGGAACCAGCTGCCGAGCGAGATCTTCCGTGACGAGCGCATCGACAACGGCCGGATGGCCGCGACCGCCCTCACCGACGAGCGCGTCGCCGCCCACCTCGCCGCCACCGACGCCGACGTCGTCATCGCCACCCGGCCCAAGCTCATCGGCTACCTCGCGAAGTACGGCAGCGACCGCTATCTGCGCCTGGGCCAGGAGCACCTGACCCACGAGGCGCACGTCCCCGAGCTGCACGCCGTGATGGACCCGGCGATCGCCGCGCTGGACGCCTTCGCCACCGTCTCCGAGGCCGACGCCGGGCACTACCGGGACGCCCTCCCCGGCGCCCACGCGAAGATCCTCTCCATCCCCAACGCCGTGCCGGCCCCGGCCGCCGAGCCCTCCACCGGCGACTCCAACACGATCGTCTCGGCCGGCCGCCTCGTGGGCGTCAAGCGCTACGACCGGCTCATCGCCGCCTTCGCGAAGATCGCCGCCGAGCGCCCCGAGTGGAATCTGCGGATCTACGGCCGCGGCCCCGCCAAGGCCAAGCTGCGCAAGCAGATCGAGGAGCTGGGCCTGTACGAGCGGATCACGCTCATGGGCGCCCGGTCGCCCATCGAGACCGAGTGGTCCAAGGGTTCCGTCGCCGCCGTCGCCTCCGACGCCGAGTCCTTCGGGATGACCATCGTCGAGGCCATGCACGCGGGCCTGCCCGTCATCGCCACCGACTGCCCCTACGGCCCGCGCGAGATCCTCACCGACGGCACCGACGGCGTGCTCGTCCCGCTCGACGACGCGGACGCCGTCGACGCCTACGCGGGCGCCCTGCTGAAGCTCACCGGCGACGCCGGGCAGCGCCGCCGCCTGGGCGCCGCCGCGCGCGAGACCGCCCACCGCTACGAGCCCTCGCGGATCGCCCAGCGCTACGAGGACCTCTTCGAGGAGCTGCGCCCGGGGTCGACGGCCGAGAAGAAGAAGGGGCTGCTGCGCGGGCTCTTCGGCGGCGGACGCCCCAAGGCCGCCCCGGCCCCCGCGCCGCAGGCCGACATCGCCCACCCCGTGGCCCGCTGCGCCGTGGAGGCCGACGGCACCCTGACCGTCCGGCTGCGCGCCGAGCAGCTCACCGCCGCCGACACCCATGTGCTGCTCCGGCACCGCGGCACCAAGGGCAAGGAGAGCGTGCGCGCGGAGCTGTCGGGCCGCCGTGAGCCGGGCGGCTGGGCCGAGGCCCGCTTCGCGTGCGCGCCCCTGGCCGAGGGCCGCTGGGACAGCTACGTCGAGCGGCCGGGCGACAAGTCCCGCCGCCGGCTGGCCGCCGGGCTCGTCGAGCAGAAGGCGCTGCTGACGCTGCCGCTGGCGGCGACGGCGGACGGCGTCGCCGCGCGCGTCCCGTACGAGACGAGCGACGGCTTCCTCGCCGTGCGCACCTGGCTGCGTCCCGAACACGCCGAGGTCACCGAGGTGCGGGTCGGTGAGGACGGCGTCACGCTCACCCTCGCCGCCCATGGCACGACGTTCGGCGAGGGCGCCGAGATCGTCGCCCGGCTGCGCGGCGGCGACGGTTCGGTGGGGGACGTGCGTGCGCCGCTCACGGGCGGCACGGGCTGCCTGCCGTACGGGCCGATGGAGACGCGGCGCGGTGCCGAGCAGGACCTGTGGGACCTGTGGGTGCGCCCGGCGGCGGGGGCCGCGCTGGTGCGCGTCGGCCGGATCGGCGGGGACTTCGCGGACCGCAAGGGGATCGACACCTTCCCGGCGGCGACCCGCGGCGCAGCGGGCGGGGTGCGCCTGCGCCCGTACTTCACGGTGACCAACGACCTGACGATCACCGTCAAGGACGTCACCGACGAAGCGGCCGAATAG